In Capsicum annuum cultivar UCD-10X-F1 chromosome 11, UCD10Xv1.1, whole genome shotgun sequence, one genomic interval encodes:
- the LOC107846967 gene encoding cingulin: MELLQLSKFKLQLRALISEFHQLKENERNASQHLQHTIQKQKKIEEEFNQNLAELRAELGFVNDLKHKLERKVTSLENENNLLENKQKELEGTIQGLLESKEDFVKAYEDSTYEMKRAIADKDRKNDVLAEKLKAHLSLFGSISKEVPSINKFMDDARQALRRKEDVVAGLRRKMDEVSTFEKLFIEKINNLESKLMNNEVELTTKTKRIQYLEAELEATILSKEFQPRIAQISIS, from the exons ATGGAGCTCCTACAGCTCTCCAAATTCAAGCTCCAACTCCGTGCCCTAATCTCCGAATTTCACCAACTCAAA GAAAACGAACGCAATGCATCTCAACACCTCCAGCATACAATACAG AAGCAAAAGAAAATTGAGGaggaattcaatcaaaatttggCGGAATTGCGTGCGGAGTTAGGTTTTGTTAATGATCTTAAGCATAAACTTGAAAGAAAG GTAACTAGCTTAGAGAATGAGAATAATTTGCTGGAGAACAAGCAGAAGGAATTGGAAGGAACTATACAGGGCTTGCTTGAATCAAAGGAGGATTTTGTGAAGGCTTATGAG GACTCTACTTATGAAATGAAGCGAGCTATTGCAGATAAAGATAGAAAAAATGATGTTCTAGCTGAAAAGTTAAAAGCTCATTTGTCATTATTTGGTTCAATATCAAAGGAGGTTCCCTCCATCAATAAATTTATGGATGATGCTAGACAGGCTCTCAGACGAAAGGAGGATGTAG TGGCTGGGCTAAGGAGGAAAATGGATGAGGTTTCCACTTTTGAGAAACTTTTTATCG AAAAGATCAATAACCTGGAAAGCAAATTGATGAACAATGAAGTGGAACTCACAACGAAAACTAAAAGAATACAATATCTGGAGGCAGAACTTGAGGCAACTATTCTTAGCAAGGAGTTCCAACCAAGGATCGCACAGATATCCATTAGCTGA